The DNA sequence TGAAAAGAGTGAAACAAATTCTGCGTGACCAGGTGGagagttttaaagaaagataagCTGAGCCAATGGTGTGTCGCAAACAAGAGCCCAAGCTGGGGCCTTATCGGAGTGGCACAAGAATTCAGCCCAGGGTGAACCAAGGTCCTTTTGGCCATTCGTACCAGCCCTCAGCTGAGATGAACTGAGAGTTCCACAGATGTCAGGGGCAAAAAAATTTAATGCGGTTCATTGGAATACAGCCAGAGCTCATCTTAAATGAAATCTTACCGCCTTCCACACTCAGAGCGTTATCTGGGTCTTACAGAGAGCAAGGGAGAGGCTAAGTGACTTGGATCAcgcaggcagctgcaggcagagcccagaaCAGAATCTAATGGCCAAGCCTCTTTCTTCCAATGCCTGGAACTGAATTTTTGTGCCAAATCAAGCAATGCTGTGAACACGTCCCGGGCACAGGTGCCACCCCACTGACCTTGGGTGGCATCCTGCCCTTCTGAAACACTTACGATCTCTGGCTGAGAAAATACTCACAGTCTTCCCCTGAATAGCCGATGACGGTGTCAGGCTCCGGTGCTCTACCAAAGTCATTCTCTGCCTGCACTTTGATCTCGTAGGGTACGTAGACGGGTGTGTTCCAGACGACGTGCCTTGGTGTCTTCACTGTCTCATTGTACCAGCTGCCCCGGGGGTCCCTTCTCCTCCATCTCACGATGTACCTGAGGTTGGGCCCATAAGCTTGAGTTGCATTCAGAGGCTTAATggaccaaaacagaaaaaggaagtgagagggagaaagagcaaCTGTTTTTCTCTACCATGGAGCTCCAAAAAATTCTGTTCAGCAGCTGGTTCTTATTCTGTACTCCATCAGCAAATCTCAAAGGAGGTCAATACTTTTGTTCCCAGAGAGACATACCTAGTCCGTGCCCTCCAGACCCAAGGCAGGACCAAGAACCATATCCTTATATTCCGGTCCATACTCCCACTGCAATTTCATTCCTCCTCACAGATGCTGGCTTATTTGTGGATGACACCTGCTGGTCCACGAAGAAAAGCACGAGCTGGTCTGTAAGCCCTACCTACTGCTTAAGGAATCAGACTCTCTGAGCATCCTCCCTAACCTGCCTCTGTGATCCAGCATCTTTTATTTGGCTTACATAGTAgcaaattattgtttttatcACAGACCTTCTTCTAGACACCAACAATGGTCTCTCTTGTAGGTGaatcttctgctttttatttcctttatcatCATCAAGGTGTTCTGTGTGGTACATGACACATGCTAAAGAAGCTGAGTTCTCTATCTCTTAGCAGCTGTGACCATAATGGTAAGATGCTGGGTGGCTGTCAAGCATCGAAGAAGAACTCACCGTCCAGGTTATCTCcatgttgtttttttgggtcCCTGCACCTTGAACTCCCGTTGGGTTAATTTCAGGACCTGAAATTcacattggggggggggggggaagagcagtTTATAATGTTGAAAAATGACCATTTGAGTGGTTAAAACCCCTTTACTGAGCAAGCCAAAAGTACTTCCAAGACAGAAGTTAATGGCCTGATTTTCCCAGAAGTTCCCATTCAGGTTAATGGAACATGAGTCTCTCAGCACTCTTGAAAACCAGGCCATTTATTTAGgagcctcttttttttcccccaaatgtcCTAAATCTTTGAAAGACAGCTATTGTGAAGCAACCCAAGGAGCCGAGCCTGACgcttttgaaatctgaaacaaGAAGAGTAATGTCGAAAGCCGACACTAGATGCCAGTAGATATTGCAGAAGCACCTCTGCAATGGTCAGAAGCACCTCTGCAATGGTTAAATTaagaaatgcagcaaaactACTGAGCTTCTTGCGAATTCCTCATATGAATATTCCCAAGTATTCTACTACATAGAAAGCACTGGGCACACAAACTGAACACCCGAGTCTTGGTCGTGGACTGGAGCACACTTTACTCCTGCATCGATCTGGGCTCCTGGCCAGCTTTAGCAGTGGACAGTGAATTAGCAATTTTGGAACAAAATGCCTTTTGCTTGTGGCCAGTTTACACTTGAGTCTAATTTTCCAAGCGACTTCTGAGCTTCCTGTGGtcagaaaggatgaaaaactTTCTTTAGAAAGCTCCTCTGTAAGGTGAAACCAGGCTTTCCTTCAACAGGTTCTGCTGGAGTGACCTTTGCATAAATCCTTCCATTTGAGTTTTGCTGTTCTGCAGAATATAAGTCATAGGCTTGAGGATGTGATATATAAAAATTACACCCCAGCACATGCATGGACCAACTCATTCCCTCACCTGTGTAAATCTGTTTCTGTTATAGGAGCTGTGATCGTACACCACGAGGGAAGAGTCTACACGCAGAGCCGTGGCCAGATGCTACAAACAACGTCAAGTCACCGCGGCAAGAGGGACCGGGCGGACGGTACTCACGTGCCCCGTTGGTCTGGTATCGTTCGGAGGGCACGCTGGGCAGGCTGCTGCCCACGTCGTTCACTGCAATCACCCGAAACTGGTAGTTGACATAAGGAGAGAGGCTCAGGACGGCTGAGTTGACGCTCCCGGGGTACCTGGAGTGGTTATGCCACGTGCCAGGTTGGAACCGGTCCTCCTCAAACTGGACGATGTAGTCTGGGGGCAAAGACGGAGAGGTAAGGTTAATGGCTCAGCTCACAAGGGAAGTTTTCCCTCCGTGgtgcagaagaaagcaggagGGATACGGGGCAGAGGGTCCTGCGGCTGACCTGTGATGGGGCTGTTATTGTCATCGCCAGGAATCCACGTCAGCCGCACGCTCCTCTCGGCCAGGTCCGTCAGCTCCAAGTCACGGGGCCGGTCGGGTCGTTCTGTTGGCCGAGTAATGAGACAAATTAGGCTGGGATTGTCCCAGGAGCTGGGAGTCCCAGTTCCCATCGCTTCTCCCGGGAGGGGAAACCCTGGATGTCTTAGCCCAGACCCATGGGAGGACACGTGCTCTGTGCCACCAGTCATGTCCTGCAGCTCTTGGACcagttttttaaatacaaatgtgcTCGTGTACTAGTTGTGCCTTGCTTTGAAACCCTACCTGCTCCCTCTACAACTGCTGTTATCTGGTGGGGGGAGCACAATGTAGTGGCTTAGCGGGGGGGATATACGATCTTACAACAAACTACACGCAGCTGTCCAAAAACTAAACGCAAacaaatagaacagaaaaggcaCAAAGCCTCAGTGAAAATACCTGCTAGAAATACAATTCTGGTTTCTTTACCTGGTCACAACCCACATGGTTGCACAGAACCAGCTCATGTAATAACAGTATCAGTAATAACTTCTTTCCAGATAAAGGTCAAGGGAttcaatgtgatttttttttttttcccctcccatcaGGGCTCACCATTTCCAGGTATGGGTAAAGTGATTCTTGCACTCAGGAATTGGCCCTGTGGGACACAAAACGACGTGGCACAGGACCTTTCTACCTGCGGCCATCTGGATGGGCTTGCAAGGACAGCTTGGACAGGACTTGGAAGCATCAGCTCCCAGCTCGTTCAGCCGCTACGCCTAGATTTTCTGTTGGCGTTGTTGGCAAGGCAAACCAAAATCAAttcccaaaataaaatcaacccAATGAATTAGTGATGATTACCTTTCGGTAAGTCTCTCAAACGGTTAGCAGGGATGGCTGCAAGGTAAGACATTGGTTGTTAACGGTGTTAGTTTAGTCATTAAGCTTGGGTGGCCAAAGGAGCACCTGGCAAATATAAAGTTAAACACACAGTTACAGATTTCAGAAGGATCCGATCCTGCCTGGGGACCAGAGTAGGTACATCCTTCCTCCAGAGACCTCCAGGCACACTCTGCACACCTTTGTTCATACTTCTAGTACACGGCAAAGGGGAAACGTCGGCCTGCTATAGAGTTAATTAGCTATTAggtgaaaaggaagggaaataaatcaAGCCCAGTCAAATTATTAGGGATATGGGATTCATATTGCACTCTGATTTTTGTAGGGCATTGCAGGTCTATGCCAGCGGTCCCGTGAACCCAGCACGTCAGCAAGATCTGAGGCGGCCAAGAGCAGGGACTGATAAATCTGTGTTTTGCGAGTGGATCTCGCACTGTACATAAACAGGCGTGGGGAACGGGCCCGGGTTTGTCACTCCCCATATTGAAAAGGGATCCTGCAAGGCTAGGAGCAGCTCACTCACCCCTGGTTTCCAGTGTTGCTCAGCACCCTGACGTTCAGTTAGATTCCCTTGCAAATTTAGGACTGTTCTGTTCTCACAGAACTTCCACATTTGGATATTTTTAGGTGTATGTAAtaactactctttttttttttttcgggcTCAAATGCAAGTTTCCTTTGACTCAAATTCAATGCCGTTGTCTGAGCCTGAGATTAGGCAGCGCGTCCTTGCTGAGTCCTGCAGCAACGGAACAATTGCTCTGCCAGCATCTCCCTGAGCATCTCTGCTTCGGAGGACGATTCTGTGATCACAGATCACCCTTTCAGTCTGACCTTGAAGTCAGTctgttctattaaaaataaagcacttaGCCCAGTGTCGGTACGTCGGGAGGACAGCTTTACCTAGGACGGTGAGGTACGCTTTAGCTGAGTCCTTGTCCAGCTCCGTGCTCGCTATGCAGGTGTAATCCCCTTGGTCCTTTTCAGCCACGCCATATATTGTCAGACCatcatcttctttcttcatccttaAAGAGATGAAAACGATAATCGCACGACTCTGCAATTAGGCAGCAGGATTGAAGTCTATGTGTTTTATCAGAGAACAGTTTAAGAAGCCCAAACAGAATAGGAGTATGTCTCTGGTCTGGAGATTTTATCAGCTAAGGATGTGTTGAGTTATTCTTGGAAACCTCATTTCCTACGGAATCAGCAAATGTGCTCTGGTATATATCTGGAATAATCACACTTTTAGGAAAGCAATCTGACTTCTGACTGGCTTGTGTCCCCTGATCAGATCTCACTTGGTGAGAAGGGAGCCAGGCTAGGGAAAGGATATTACAACTCTACCACTCAGAGCAGATAAACATTAATTATGAAGTAGGTTGTTATTAAACACACCCGTTTTATCCAGATGTCCTGaaatatctgtaaataaaaCCTCTAGTCAAAGTCTTGATTTACTGATAAGTCAATTTTCATTGCTAGGCAGCGTCTCTTGGAAGCAGCTAATAACAGCAAAAGTATCAAGAACAGCGAACGTTGCCTAGATGCTGGTGACTCCTGAAATGTTCTGTTAAAAGTCCAACAATCCCGGCAGAGAAGACCCATGAAACTGTTAAACACAGACCTGTTTCCAAGGTACAGGGGTGCATCATCTTTCAGCCAGGTGACTGTGAGTTTTAGCGTAGGGTCGTGCTTTATGCGGCAGTGGAGGCGAGGCATGGAGCCCCTCTTCACCACCTGATCTTCTGGCCCTCTCACAATCCTGGTTGGGTCTGCACAAAGCCAGAAGGAAAGCGTTAGGCACCAAACCGCTGGGTCTCAGCTCAGGAACTCAATGAAGAGCGGTGTTACTTGGAAAGGACCAAGCATGCATGTCAAGTGTTTGTCCAGCTTGCTGTAGTGGACTTGTCTCTGATACAAACGCTtgcaaataaattcatttaacAAGCCATTAATTCATGctgatcctttaaaaaataaccactTTTCTGAGTCAGCAATCAGTTTTGCTGAACAGGGAAAGCCTCAGTGGAAACTtgattcagaaaatgttttaccaCCTTCAGTTAACCCTGATGTACgctttgttatttctttttgcaCTGCTTATAGCATCTCACAGCTCAATATCTACACCAAGCCCTTCTACAGCTTCAATATATTCACaggcttggtttttttcaacattaaaaGGAAATCTCTACCATTTTCTGGATTCCATCTCCAAATTACATAGTGCCTGTCCTGCTGACAAACTGCTGGAGCGCACAACCAACCCTCCCTTaacataaattattatttctgctgcaaGTTTCAAAAGATCCAAGAGACCATTTTGACCTAGAGCCCTCCGCACCCCTACCTTTGACCTCCAGGCGAACCTGGGCCTCCGCTTTACCCAGGATGTTGGTAGCGACACAAGTGTAGATGCCCTGGTCCTCCTTCCGAGCCATGTTCATCTCCAGGCTCCCGTTCTCGTGCGCCTTGTAGTTCCCTCCATCCAGCGTGTTCCCCTGGCCGTTCTTAAACCTCACAACACCAGAAAGTGCTGTTGTAAGggaagaaagagcaggaaacctccccttcccacccctcccGACTGGCAGGGGATGTGCTGCAGCTCTTACCATCTCAGGGTGGGGATCGGTGAGCCAAAGAAGGGGCAGTCGAGCCGGGTCCTGTTGTTCTGAATGACCTTGATGAGCTGATTGCGGGGGGCCAGGATCCGTGGAGGTACATCTGTAAACAGCAAAAATCACAGttgttgagaaagaaaagaaaccagctCCTGGGCTGCCGCTCCCTTTCCAGTCTTTTCATCcaccctcccttcccttttgtTCGTTCTTCCTTGTTGGCACTTTCAAGACTTGGTAGAGCTTCTCCATTCATTCCCTCtcatctctccttccctctctagCCTCGCTCCATGAATCAGCTTACATCTTAGCGCCAACAGGACTTGCTCACCCTTGCCTGGCTTTGCAGGTCCATGGCAATGGAATTCTGCTGCAAAGCCCAGTTGCAGAGGTCATGTACAAAGGTACATTGGTCTCAGAGTAGCTAAcaacaaagaggaaaggaaatagaGAACTTCTGCAGGGGAAACTTGAGTATAAGGTGTTCATCTTCCATAAGTACTTACCCAGGACACTGACAAAGGCATTGGCGAGGAGGTAGCCATGCTCGTTGGACGCGTTGCATTGGTACACGGCACTGCTGCCAATCTGGGTATCTCGAAATACAATGGTGTCTCCAGCCACCTCTCGGCTCGGGTTGGGGGGAGAAGCTTGAAAACAGAGAGCactctttaaattaaattttaaatcaaaattcaCAAGACTCTTAATTTCATCACACATCTTTCTGTTTCAGCCCAGATAAAACCAGACGATGGTACGTGACCTCCCCAGCTTACAAAGACACGGTTCAACTGGCCTCGTCTCAGATGAGCAGGTGGTTTATGTGCTGCGATGCCAGAGCCCATGCACACCGCTCAGTGGGGGTGCCTGGCACCCCGACAGCAGCTCTGGCTCTCATGGTCAGCCACGAGATCCCTTGGCTaggtttttttgtaaaggaGGTCCAGATTCGTCCTCGCTCACCTTCTATGGGCTCGCCGTTCACCAGCCACTGTATCGCAGGCTTGGGGTTCCCGTTGGCTCGACACACCAGTCTGCCGTCCTCACCAGGGGCCAAAATGAGGTTTTGGGGTTCATCCAACCAGTATGGAGCAGCTTTGAGATACACCAATGCACCAGTTATAATTGCAGCGGTACTACCTCACCCAAAATCCCCTCCCTGTACTAAGAGATGCAAACACCGTCCTCTCGAGTGGGCTTTCTTGGGTGCAGTGAGAATGGGGAGTCCTCTCCCCCCGTTTGGCCGCGATCCTCCCGTTTTGCACAAACCCACAACTGTTTATGTCAGTGAAGCTCTGCTGAGTTACACCGGCTGAGATCACATCTCATGCTGCTTTGAGGTCAGTCTGGACAAGGAGCAAGTGTGGCTGGACACAGCGCAGTGATTTCAGCCCCTGCAGAAAGCCCCCGCTCCCCCTTTCAACATATCAGAGTGTCCCCTCCCGCGCACATCCCCTCAGCTTCTGGTTGCGAAGGTAAAAAAGATGGCAAGGTAAAGATGACGTACCCTTCACTCTCACCGAGATCGTGTGGCGGATGCTGCCCATCTTGTTCGACGCCAAGCAGAAATACTCCCCGGAGTCTTCCTCGGAGACATTGGAGATACGAAGAGCCTTGTTAAAGTTTTCCAGCTTGGTTTTGCCTGCTGGGAGCTCCCCTCCTTTCTTGTACCACATGATATCTGGTGCTGGTCtaaggagaggggaggagataAATGCTTTTGCGAGACAAGAAAACGACTCCTAAGAAAAGAATTGATAATCCTGCACTCGGAACCACTCCCGCCCAGGGGGAAGAACCGATCCAACTGCTGGGCCACCCTCCTTCCTACCACAGCCCCTAAAGCAGGACCCTGAACATCACCAGCTGATCAAGAGCGGGGTCCATCTCACACCTCGTGCTTGGGGATGCAGAGCGCCGGTCTGGCAGCGTGTGCAGGCAGCACCAGGCAGCATGCCCCGAGAGCGCTGCCAAAATCTGATCGCGAGCCCAAAATGCTTATGCGGGCACATGGACCACAAATGTCCTCACCCACGTGGTAAGGAGCACCCAGGAGATTTGCAAATAGCTGTAAGGACAAACCAGTGGGGAATTATCCTCGGACAGCAAGTATCCGAAGACACCTGCTTCTCTGAACAGGGCTGCAAAACTCAGCTCTCCTGCTCACTCCATGCTCTTATCCTTCAAGCAGGTTATGAGAGCATTGTTAATAGCAGGAAGGGACCGATCCCTTTTCCTAACCAGAGGTATTTCCACTGGTGATTCAGCATCTTTGTCCCAGGCCATCCCAGCGGGGACGGCAGGGTACcaccctctccccctctccacCAGCCGGGAAGCGGTACGTACACTCCTGAAGCAATGCACTCCAGCAAGAGGTCCACCCCTCTGAGCACCATCTGACTGCTTGAGGTCCCGTAGGGATACATGAAGCTGGGAGTTGTTTCTGTAATCCCTCGGGCTGAAATCAGcgggagagaaaaaaaacaaagaaacaaaacaaagtgcttttaaaCTCTCCTTTGCCGCAGCAACAAGGAGGGCACCTACAGCGCCAGAAACACACGGTGCTTTCGGGGGGATGCTGTCATGTTCCCAGTCAAGCCTGGGATACTGAACTCACCCAGCAATGTACCTGGAAAGTAGAGAAGGactcaaagtaatttttaaagtaaaaaaaaaaaaaaaaaaaaaaaaaaggtagagagAGGATGcgtggcaggcagggaggaaaagaagcagcagaggatgGGCAGAGGGAGCTGAGCCGCAGGGATGGTGCATCAGGAAAGCCCCTGAACCATCACATCCCACCGGGGCAGCACCTTTCCTGCCCACCCCTGCCTCTAGCACAAAGAAATGGGCTGAAATCAGATGAGATTTGGAAATACTGATGGACAGAACACGTAATGAAGGACAAAAGGCACAAATGGGCACAGGAAGGGTTTACTCGGACGACTGAGCTGCTTTGCCACGTATTGCTCCGAAATACGGAGGATCCCAGCGCTGTCTGGGGCTCCGGCAGCACCAAGCAGGTTTCCCATCCTtactgggagctgctgggcctGGAAGGACAGTGCCCTTTGGAAAGGAACAACTTAGCGAccaaaaaaatgacaaatttcagGACTGGACAGGAAAGTTTAACAGGAGAAAACCAGGGGAAGACACAAGACAACTCTCTACAGATACATACGGCAAAGGTCTCTCTGTAGgggaaaaatattcattattaatGGAATAAATTCCATTAATAAGTGGAATTATTAAACTAGATCTAGATCAGTGAGGACAAAACAGGATGAGATGGGCTTGAAAGCAGCAGTAGCAGAGACGGAGGTTACGAGATTAGGACAGGGGACAGAATGGCCAGGGTTGGCACAGGGTCACTGCAAATACCGAAGCAGTTTGTGGGGAGAGCCCACCCCGGTGCAGGAGCAGGATTTTGGGGCGCAGACCAagccctctcctgctgccccaaAAGCTTTGTTGGCTCAGCGAGCAGGAGGCAGCCCGGCGTGCCCAGCACCGCGGGGCTTTTGGGGATGCCCACGTCTATTTGGGAAGCGTCCACCTGAGCTCTGGCAGGGGAAAAGGgctgggaagagggagaggaaagagggcAGGGGCTGTTCATGGAGTTCCCATCAGCCCGCCTTAGAGAAAGCCTGAGACGGACCAGGcacatgaggggaaaaaaaaaccaaaaaccaaccccagGAATTAAATCGTGCCGGAGCAcggccacacacacacatcccacCGCTCTCACGCACCCACAGGTTAACGATCCACACGTGCTCGTCAGCGGGTTAGTCAATTATTTGATTAATGGATTACCAGGGCAGGCAAATCTTGACCTTATCCTGAAGGGCCAGTTCTCTGGGCAGGCACGCGCTGCTGTTTGCTTGCCTGCTTCTGCAGAGGCTCTCGTCCCTGGTTAAAACCAGCCAGCCCACGCTGGATTTAAAGCCAGTGTTTATCAACATATCCCATACCTCCGGCCAGACTCGTGAACTTCTCTCTTCTCGTGCAATTCAGAGAGTGGGATATTATTTTATAAGCCAATATTGGCTTTTATTAGCCAACGGTCTGCAGCCTGTTTGAACAGGCTGAACGTTTCACTCCCACAATGAACCCATTTGCTCAGAAGCCCGGGATATAACTGGAAGAGATAAGCAGCAGTGCAAGCCAAATTTTACGAGCCATATATtaatgatgaaaattaaaaatataaggGAGATAAATTAGTATCCTATCCACTTGTTTAATAAACCTAACAACAACACTGCATGGCTGATAAGCTTTTTGCCTTAGTACAGCACTactaacaaatattttgctatttgtaATAGGGAGCAGCCAGAAATTCTCTCAGGCAGAGGTACTGCTCCAGCTCTGAACTTGCAGCAGCTACAGCTGGAAACTGTCAGACAAATAGCAACGTCTCACTCATCTACTTGGATggaacagaactggaaaaataaatcccatgGCTATTTATTTCTGCCCAAAAATAGACTCTGCTTCCAGTATATTGCTGCTATCGTCCCTGCCTCTATGAAACTGGAGCTGTTCAGCTGTGAACAGGGTATCCCAGAAACAGCCACGTCTCACCCCGGAGCAGCCGagtgccccctccccacagtCCTGACCTGACGGCATTTAAAAATTGGACATCAATTTGCGTTTCTACTGAAAGGTGGTAATAGGAATATGCACATCCAGACACATCCCATCTGTTCGCCTCCTGCACAGCTAGCCAGCTTTAAAACCTCTCACAGGTTtgccaacaggaaaaaaaaaaaaaaaaagaacaaaaaccagactttcatttccatttaaaaaaaaggcgAGAAACTTCtgctaataaaatattcaattaaTCTGTTTagataatttttccttcataatAGCAGACTGTTTGCCTGGGCAATTAAGCTTTGCAGCAAGAAAATCTTTGCACCCACTATAAGCTGTGGGGAAAAGGACTCGGTCACATCTCCCACGATTAGCCTGGCCCTCGGGTGCAGTTTGGGACAAGCGTCCCACGCACCGCTCATGCCCCACGTCCACGCCAGCAGGTCCCACGTCCCCGAGATGAGCTCGGGCGCATCCATCGCAGACTGGCAGGGAAGGGGACTCGCAGCATCCCGCTCCCTGAGCCCGTGCCGTAGGGACCAGCAGCCCAAGGTACATGGTCCGAGAGCCCCAAATCTCCCAAACACCTAAAATACTTGGGAAGCTGATGTCCTTCTTCCCCACCCCTAAGActtcttgctttgctgcagctcGTTCCAGTGGTTCCAGTGCAGCCAAACAGGTCATTCCAGGGAGAAACATAGGGTtagcacaaagaaaaagggCTGAGGGTAAGACATTTTTTCACCAGTTCATTAACTATTAAGAAATCGCTGGTTTGGAGCTCAGATTTGCGCAGGGGTGTGAGTGGGTGATTTGAATCCACTGGATCCGTAAAGTGTTCCAGGGGACATTAAGTGCAAATAGCCCACAGAGTGCAAATAGCAGGCAGTTTATCCTGTGCACCTATGGAAAGAAATCTGGAGAAATCTATCAGACTGTGCAGATAAGATCTCCTTTTCCTAATGAAGTAACTATTAAGCATCCCTTTTCCCTGAACAAAGATGCGCAGCGGGAGATCAAGAAGCCCACGACCACCGTGGTGACTTTCCCTCCCGAACCGGCGAGGGCTGCGCACACAGCAGTGGTGCACGGCCAGCGTGAAGGCATTCGCTTTGAAATGCAAGCATCCTTTCTGCTGTTGAGGTGCAAGATATATTTACAGGAGAGCTCGGCCACTGGATTTCTCTTTGGTCCCTGGTCCTGTGTGCTTGTGAGGGAGGCATCTCCTCCCGCTCGCCTCTAGTTGAGGCGTGATGCAGTTTACACGGCTCCCATTGAAGCTAATTTTGCTGGCAATCCCCTTTCCCAGCCatttctacaaatattttcacactATGCCCAGCCCATTTGCTGCCACCAGCGCTTCCTCCACGGCTAGTTCCTCTGCTGagccttccccagctctgcagcatcctCAGAAACCTCCCACTGCCGGTGGGATGCAGCGGGAACACCCCAGTTCCCTCGGCGGGGAAGGGATGCCCGGGCTGCCCACCGGCACGGGAGGGCTCTTGCCAGA is a window from the Balearica regulorum gibbericeps isolate bBalReg1 chromosome 25, bBalReg1.pri, whole genome shotgun sequence genome containing:
- the NFASC gene encoding neurofascin isoform X18 — encoded protein: MVMQRHHLTCAGIAFALYLHHLVSTIEVPLDLPQPPTITKQSVKDYIVDPRDNIFIECEAKGNPVPTFSWTRNGKFFNVAKDPKVSMRRRSGTLVIDFHSGGRPEDYEGEYQCFARNDYGTALSSKIHLQVSKSPLWPKEKVDVIEVDEGAPLSLQCNPPPGLPSPVIFWMSSSMEPIHQDKRVSQGQNGDLYFSNVMLQDAQTDYSCNARFHFTHTIQQKNPYTLKVKTTRGITETTPSFMYPYGTSSSQMVLRGVDLLLECIASGVPAPDIMWYKKGGELPAGKTKLENFNKALRISNVSEEDSGEYFCLASNKMGSIRHTISVRVKAAPYWLDEPQNLILAPGEDGRLVCRANGNPKPAIQWLVNGEPIEASPPNPSREVAGDTIVFRDTQIGSSAVYQCNASNEHGYLLANAFVSVLDVPPRILAPRNQLIKVIQNNRTRLDCPFFGSPIPTLRWFKNGQGNTLDGGNYKAHENGSLEMNMARKEDQGIYTCVATNILGKAEAQVRLEVKDPTRIVRGPEDQVVKRGSMPRLHCRIKHDPTLKLTVTWLKDDAPLYLGNRMKKEDDGLTIYGVAEKDQGDYTCIASTELDKDSAKAYLTVLAIPANRLRDLPKERPDRPRDLELTDLAERSVRLTWIPGDDNNSPITDYIVQFEEDRFQPGTWHNHSRYPGSVNSAVLSLSPYVNYQFRVIAVNDVGSSLPSVPSERYQTNGARPEINPTGVQGAGTQKNNMEITWTPLNATQAYGPNLRYIVRWRRRDPRGSWYNETVKTPRHVVWNTPVYVPYEIKVQAENDFGRAPEPDTVIGYSGEDLPSSPRYLRIRQPNLESINLEWDHPEHPNGVLTGYNLRYQAFNGSKTGRTLVENFSPNQTRFTLQRTDPISRYRFFLRARTQVGEGETIVEESPALLNEATPTPGTVPAGGAYTKNHVDIATQGWFIGLMCAIALLVLILLIVCFIKRSRGGKYPVRDNKDEHLNPEDKNVEDGSFDYSDEDNKPLPNSQTSLDGTIKQQESDDSLVDYGEGGEGQFNEDGSFIGQYTVKKDKEETEGNESSEATSPVNAIYSLA
- the NFASC gene encoding neurofascin isoform X17, which encodes MVMQRHHLTCAGIAFALYLHHLVSTIEVPLDLPQPPTITKQSVKDYIVDPRDNIFIECEAKGNPVPTFSWTRNGKFFNVAKDPKVSMRRRSGTLVIDFHSGGRPEDYEGEYQCFARNDYGTALSSKIHLQVSKSPLWPKEKVDVIEVDEGAPLSLQCNPPPGLPSPVIFWMSSSMEPIHQDKRVSQGQNGDLYFSNVMLQDAQTDYSCNARFHFTHTIQQKNPYTLKVKTTRGITETTPSFMYPYGTSSSQMVLRGVDLLLECIASGVPAPDIMWYKKGGELPAGKTKLENFNKALRISNVSEEDSGEYFCLASNKMGSIRHTISVRVKAAPYWLDEPQNLILAPGEDGRLVCRANGNPKPAIQWLVNGEPIEASPPNPSREVAGDTIVFRDTQIGSSAVYQCNASNEHGYLLANAFVSVLDVPPRILAPRNQLIKVIQNNRTRLDCPFFGSPIPTLRWFKNGQGNTLDGGNYKAHENGSLEMNMARKEDQGIYTCVATNILGKAEAQVRLEVKDPTRIVRGPEDQVVKRGSMPRLHCRIKHDPTLKLTVTWLKDDAPLYLGNRMKKEDDGLTIYGVAEKDQGDYTCIASTELDKDSAKAYLTVLAIPANRLRDLPKERPDRPRDLELTDLAERSVRLTWIPGDDNNSPITDYIVQFEEDRFQPGTWHNHSRYPGSVNSAVLSLSPYVNYQFRVIAVNDVGSSLPSVPSERYQTNGARPEINPTGVQGAGTQKNNMEITWTPLNATQAYGPNLRYIVRWRRRDPRGSWYNETVKTPRHVVWNTPVYVPYEIKVQAENDFGRAPEPDTVIGYSGEDLPSSPRYLRIRQPNLESINLEWDHPEHPNGVLTGYNLRYQAFNGSKTGRTLVENFSPNQTRFTLQRTDPISRYRFFLRARTQVGEGETIVEESPALLNEATPTPAATGLPPTTIGLTSTTTTAPTTTTTDTTTTTTDTTTTTTDTTTTTTDTTTTTTTAATTLPATTVASTTAATERAPAATTKQELAYTKNHVDIATQGWFIGLMCAIALLVLILLIVCFIKRSRGGKYPVRDNKDEHLNPEDKNVEDGSFDYSDEDNKPLPNSQTSLDGTIKQQESDDSLVDYGEGGEGQFNEDGSFIGQYTVKKDKEETEGNESSEATSPVNAIYSLA
- the NFASC gene encoding neurofascin isoform X16, whose product is MVMQRHHLTCAGIAFALYLHHLVSTIEVPLDLPQPPTITKQSVKDYIVDPRDNIFIECEAKGNPVPTFSWTRNGKFFNVAKDPKVSMRRRSGTLVIDFHSGGRPEDYEGEYQCFARNDYGTALSSKIHLQVSKSPLWPKEKVDVIEVDEGAPLSLQCNPPPGLPSPVIFWMSSSMEPIHQDKRVSQGQNGDLYFSNVMLQDAQTDYSCNARFHFTHTIQQKNPYTLKVKTTRGITETTPSFMYPYGTSSSQMVLRGVDLLLECIASGVPAPDIMWYKKGGELPAGKTKLENFNKALRISNVSEEDSGEYFCLASNKMGSIRHTISVRVKAAPYWLDEPQNLILAPGEDGRLVCRANGNPKPAIQWLVNGEPIEASPPNPSREVAGDTIVFRDTQIGSSAVYQCNASNEHGYLLANAFVSVLDVPPRILAPRNQLIKVIQNNRTRLDCPFFGSPIPTLRWFKNGQGNTLDGGNYKAHENGSLEMNMARKEDQGIYTCVATNILGKAEAQVRLEVKDPTRIVRGPEDQVVKRGSMPRLHCRIKHDPTLKLTVTWLKDDAPLYLGNRMKKEDDGLTIYGVAEKDQGDYTCIASTELDKDSAKAYLTVLAIPANRLRDLPKERPDRPRDLELTDLAERSVRLTWIPGDDNNSPITDYIVQFEEDRFQPGTWHNHSRYPGSVNSAVLSLSPYVNYQFRVIAVNDVGSSLPSVPSERYQTNGARPEINPTGVQGAGTQKNNMEITWTPLNATQAYGPNLRYIVRWRRRDPRGSWYNETVKTPRHVVWNTPVYVPYEIKVQAENDFGRAPEPDTVIGYSGEDLPSSPRYLRIRQPNLESINLEWDHPEHPNGVLTGYNLRYQAFNGSKTGRTLVENFSPNQTRFTLQRTDPISRYRFFLRARTQVGEGETIVEESPALLNEATPTPGTVPAGGAATGLPPTTIGLTSTTTTAPTTTTTDTTTTTTDTTTTTTDTTTTTTDTTTTTTTAATTLPATTVASTTAATERAPAATTKQELAYTKNHVDIATQGWFIGLMCAIALLVLILLIVCFIKRSRGGKYPVRDNKDEHLNPEDKNVEDGSFDYSDEDNKPLPNSQTSLDGTIKQQESDDSLVDYGEGGEGQFNEDGSFIGQYTVKKDKEETEGNESSEATSPVNAIYSLA